From the genome of Gracilibacillus salitolerans, one region includes:
- a CDS encoding fumarylacetoacetate hydrolase family protein, whose protein sequence is MRIIRFMKKSNVEQLAVVTNDQSIFELTVDSFQDVIREAEKNNKSCGQIIEEDIKNKQPIPQNLLELELLAPVVSDEVWAAGVTYLKSKEARNREAKVQTNSFYDKVYDAERPEIFLKSTARRLIGPDVPVGIRTDSNWQIPEPELALVVKADGEILGYTIGNDMSSRDIEGENPLYLPQAKMWKHSCSIGPAILLADTIDDPYNLEIECRIQRDGALVSKGNANTSMLKRTYNELVSYLIKDNDILDGTTLLTGTCIIPDDSFTLQEGDVIEIEIESIGVLRNPVKLASNI, encoded by the coding sequence ATGAGGATAATTCGATTTATGAAAAAATCAAATGTGGAGCAGTTAGCCGTAGTTACCAATGACCAAAGTATTTTTGAACTAACAGTAGATTCCTTTCAAGATGTAATACGTGAAGCTGAAAAGAATAATAAGAGTTGCGGTCAAATAATCGAAGAGGATATAAAGAATAAACAGCCCATCCCACAGAACTTATTAGAATTAGAGCTATTGGCGCCTGTTGTATCAGATGAAGTATGGGCAGCAGGAGTAACCTACTTAAAAAGTAAAGAAGCAAGAAATAGAGAAGCTAAAGTACAAACTAATTCTTTTTATGATAAAGTATACGATGCAGAGAGGCCTGAAATATTCTTGAAATCTACTGCAAGAAGATTAATAGGTCCTGATGTGCCTGTAGGAATTAGAACAGATTCCAATTGGCAAATACCAGAGCCGGAATTAGCATTAGTTGTTAAAGCCGATGGAGAAATTTTAGGCTATACAATAGGAAATGATATGAGTAGTCGTGATATTGAGGGAGAAAATCCACTTTATTTACCACAAGCCAAAATGTGGAAGCATTCTTGTTCCATTGGCCCGGCAATTTTGTTAGCGGATACAATTGATGACCCCTATAATTTAGAAATTGAATGTCGCATTCAGCGTGATGGTGCATTAGTGTCAAAAGGAAATGCAAATACGTCTATGTTGAAAAGAACTTATAACGAATTAGTTTCCTATTTAATTAAAGATAATGATATTTTAGATGGAACTACCTTACTTACAGGAACATGTATCATTCCAGATGACAGTTTTACTTTACAAGAGGGCGATGTTATCGAAATAGAAATTGAATCAATCGGTGTATTAAGAAACCCTGTTAAATTAGCTAGCAATATTTAA
- a CDS encoding IclR family transcriptional regulator, with product MPIIQSVDRALKILDLFNEQNSEMKITEISRKLDLNKSTTHSLLKTLKEHNYIKQNADSGKYSLGLKLLERGQFMLNSMDIREIARKYLIDLSVITGQTTHLVILEGMYGVYIDKVEGASAIVYSRIGKRVPIHSSAVGKSLMAFKQQEEIEERLQDYEFFSQTDKTITDKQVYVDELTKVRAQGYSVDNEENEPGIYCIAVPIFDHTNQVIAAISISTTKQTVTPKSEQEIVNTLKRTCSEISKALGNKKIYL from the coding sequence ATGCCGATCATCCAGTCAGTCGATAGAGCATTAAAAATCCTTGATTTATTCAATGAACAAAACAGTGAAATGAAAATCACTGAAATTAGTAGAAAATTAGATTTGAACAAAAGTACAACGCATTCATTGCTGAAAACATTAAAAGAACATAATTATATTAAACAGAATGCGGATAGTGGTAAATATAGCTTAGGCTTAAAACTACTGGAACGAGGCCAATTTATGTTGAATAGCATGGACATAAGAGAGATAGCCAGGAAATATCTGATTGATTTATCAGTCATAACTGGTCAAACCACGCACTTAGTTATACTTGAAGGTATGTATGGTGTCTACATTGATAAAGTTGAGGGTGCGTCAGCTATTGTTTATTCCCGAATAGGGAAACGCGTTCCCATCCATAGTAGTGCTGTGGGTAAATCTTTAATGGCATTTAAACAACAAGAAGAAATAGAAGAACGGTTACAGGATTATGAGTTCTTTTCACAAACGGATAAGACCATTACAGACAAACAAGTGTATGTAGATGAATTAACGAAAGTTAGAGCACAAGGTTATTCTGTTGATAATGAAGAAAATGAACCTGGTATTTATTGTATTGCAGTACCAATATTTGATCATACAAATCAAGTGATTGCGGCTATTAGTATTTCTACTACAAAACAAACGGTTACACCAAAATCAGAACAAGAAATCGTAAATACACTGAAAAGAACTTGTTCAGAAATTTCGAAAGCTTTAGGTAATAAAAAAATTTATCTGTAA